Proteins encoded in a region of the Streptomyces sp. NBC_00513 genome:
- a CDS encoding SDR family oxidoreductase, protein MTTALITGSTAGIGAAFARRLAAQGHNLVLVARDTKRLAEQATELHDRHGIEAEVLSADLSTDEGIAAVEARLGDRTHPVDLLVNNAGFGNKGRYLDVSMADELTMVKVHIEAVLRLTSAAGESMRSRGRGGVINVASVAAFLPRGTYGASKAWVVQFTQGAARDLAGSGVRLMALCPGFVRTEFHERAGMGTDNIPGWLWLDADKLVASALADLARGKTVSIPDPRYKALMSVVKLTPRGLLGGVSSRTGRKYGPQ, encoded by the coding sequence ATGACGACTGCGTTGATTACGGGATCCACGGCGGGCATCGGCGCCGCCTTCGCCCGGCGGCTCGCCGCCCAGGGCCACAACCTCGTGCTGGTGGCCCGCGACACCAAGCGACTCGCGGAGCAGGCCACCGAGTTGCACGACCGCCACGGCATCGAGGCCGAGGTGCTGTCGGCGGACCTCTCCACCGACGAGGGCATCGCGGCGGTCGAGGCCCGCCTCGGCGACCGCACCCACCCCGTGGACCTGTTGGTCAACAACGCGGGCTTCGGCAACAAGGGCCGCTACCTGGACGTTTCCATGGCCGACGAGCTGACCATGGTCAAGGTGCACATCGAGGCGGTGCTGCGGCTGACCTCGGCCGCCGGCGAGTCGATGCGCTCGCGCGGGCGCGGCGGCGTGATCAACGTGGCCTCGGTCGCCGCCTTCCTGCCGCGCGGCACCTACGGGGCGAGCAAGGCCTGGGTCGTGCAGTTCACCCAGGGCGCGGCGAGGGACCTGGCGGGGTCCGGGGTGCGGTTGATGGCGCTGTGCCCGGGCTTCGTGCGCACGGAGTTCCACGAGCGGGCCGGCATGGGCACGGACAACATCCCGGGCTGGCTCTGGCTGGACGCCGACAAGCTGGTGGCTTCGGCGCTGGCCGACCTGGCGCGCGGCAAGACCGTCTCGATCCCGGATCCCCGCTACAAGGCGCTGATGAGCGTGGTGAAGCTGACTCCGCGCGGGCTGCTCGGCGGCGTGTCCTCCCGTACGGGTCGCAAGTACGGCCCGCAGTAG
- a CDS encoding LysR family transcriptional regulator, with amino-acid sequence MIEARHLRVLRAVAGTGSFSAAARELGCTQPAVSQQMKALEQSAGTPLLIRTGREMRLTQAGEALVRHAAGILAGLTAAEEEVAAIAGLRAGRVRLVSFPSGSSTLVPTALAAMRAEHPGTRISLVEAEPPRSVEMLREGDCDVALAFRYGGSSTSAAEWEDLVVRPLLTDRLVGLVPEGHRLAGAERVGMAELADEPWIAGCPRCRRHLVEVCEDAGFTPRIDFATDDYPAVVGLVGAGLGVAVLPELAVESVRAKGVSTVAVEPAVEREVVALTLTDLARVPAVAATLTQLERAATR; translated from the coding sequence GTGATCGAAGCACGTCATCTCCGGGTCCTGCGCGCCGTCGCCGGGACCGGCTCCTTCTCCGCCGCCGCCCGCGAGCTGGGCTGCACCCAACCGGCCGTTTCCCAACAGATGAAGGCGTTGGAGCAGTCCGCCGGCACCCCGCTGCTGATCCGTACGGGCCGGGAGATGCGCCTGACCCAGGCGGGTGAGGCCCTGGTCCGGCACGCCGCCGGAATCCTCGCCGGCCTGACCGCCGCCGAGGAGGAGGTCGCGGCCATCGCCGGGCTGCGCGCCGGCCGGGTGCGGCTGGTCTCCTTCCCCAGCGGCAGTTCCACGCTGGTGCCGACCGCGCTGGCGGCCATGCGCGCCGAGCACCCGGGCACCCGGATCTCCCTGGTCGAGGCCGAGCCGCCGCGTTCGGTCGAGATGCTCCGCGAGGGCGACTGCGACGTGGCGCTGGCCTTCCGGTACGGGGGCTCGTCGACCTCCGCGGCCGAATGGGAGGACCTCGTGGTGCGCCCGCTGCTCACCGACCGCCTCGTGGGACTGGTCCCCGAGGGGCACCGACTGGCCGGGGCCGAGCGGGTGGGCATGGCGGAACTGGCCGACGAGCCCTGGATCGCGGGCTGCCCGCGCTGCCGCCGGCACCTGGTGGAGGTGTGCGAGGACGCGGGTTTCACCCCGCGCATCGACTTCGCCACCGACGACTACCCGGCCGTGGTCGGCCTGGTGGGCGCGGGGCTCGGCGTGGCGGTGTTGCCCGAGCTCGCCGTGGAGTCGGTACGGGCCAAGGGCGTGAGCACCGTGGCGGTGGAGCCCGCCGTGGAGCGGGAGGTCGTGGCGCTGACCCTGACCGACCTGGCGAGGGTCCCGGCGGTGGCGGCGACGCTGACCCAGCTGGAGCGGGCCGCGACGCGTTGA
- the groES gene encoding co-chaperone GroES, with the protein MTTTSSKVAIKPLEDRIVVQPLDAEQTTASGLVIPDTAKEKPQEGVVLAVGPGRFEDGQRLPLDVSVGDIVLYSKYGGTEVKYSGEEYLVLSARDVLAIVEK; encoded by the coding sequence GTGACGACCACCAGCTCCAAGGTTGCCATCAAGCCGCTCGAGGACCGCATCGTGGTCCAGCCGCTCGACGCCGAGCAGACCACGGCTTCCGGCCTGGTCATCCCGGACACCGCGAAGGAGAAGCCCCAGGAGGGCGTCGTCCTCGCGGTCGGTCCGGGTCGCTTCGAGGACGGCCAGCGTCTCCCGCTGGACGTCAGCGTCGGCGACATCGTGCTGTACAGCAAGTACGGCGGCACCGAAGTGAAGTACAGCGGCGAGGAGTACCTCGTCCTCTCGGCTCGCGACGTACTCGCGATCGTCGAGAAGTAA
- a CDS encoding FtsW/RodA/SpoVE family cell cycle protein has protein sequence MRGLRPLTEAGARRRTEAFLLVLVVGIAVLGHCSASLAMNDELPRNLTGFVISLSLLSLVGHLGIRRFAAYADPLIFPLAMLLTGLGLVLLHRLDQGYIERYNSDANAPGQLLWTVVGVAACILVVALLRDHRLLQRFIYITMAVALVLLIAPVFSPADTYGAKRWIVVGGFSLQPGEFVKIMIAIFFAGYLVIHRDSLALTGRRFLGVRLPPMRQLGPIITVWILSMLVLVFERDLGTSLIFFGVFVVMLYVATERTSWIVCGVLMASVGAFVVGSTEPHVKGRVAAWLNPLSYYWKDRPPGVVSDQSAQALFSFGTGGVTGTGLGMGHPELIAFAGRSDFILTTVGEELGLAGVMAVLLLYALLVQRGLRMALAARDPFGKLLAVGLSAALALQVFVVAGGVTGLIPLTGKALPFLAKGGSSLLANWIMIALLLRISDSAERQREADARGPVETTITPVVVADPADRATTGAGAPG, from the coding sequence GTGCGTGGACTGAGGCCCCTGACGGAGGCGGGCGCGCGCCGCCGCACCGAGGCGTTCCTCCTCGTCCTCGTCGTCGGCATCGCCGTGCTCGGCCACTGCTCGGCGAGCCTGGCGATGAACGACGAGCTGCCGCGCAACCTCACCGGCTTCGTCATCAGCCTGTCGCTGCTGTCGCTGGTGGGGCACCTGGGCATCCGCCGGTTCGCGGCGTACGCGGATCCGTTGATCTTCCCGCTCGCCATGCTGCTGACCGGGCTGGGGCTGGTCCTGCTCCACCGGCTCGACCAGGGGTACATCGAGCGGTACAACTCGGACGCGAACGCCCCCGGCCAACTGCTGTGGACGGTGGTCGGGGTCGCCGCCTGCATCCTCGTGGTGGCGCTGCTGCGCGACCACCGGCTGCTGCAACGGTTCATCTACATCACGATGGCCGTGGCGCTGGTGCTGTTGATCGCCCCGGTGTTCTCGCCGGCCGACACGTACGGCGCGAAGCGCTGGATCGTCGTCGGCGGCTTCTCGCTCCAGCCCGGCGAGTTCGTCAAGATCATGATCGCGATCTTCTTCGCGGGCTACCTCGTGATCCACCGGGACTCGCTGGCGCTGACGGGCCGGCGGTTCCTGGGCGTCCGGTTGCCCCCCATGCGACAGCTCGGACCGATCATCACCGTGTGGATCCTGTCCATGCTGGTGCTCGTCTTCGAACGCGACCTGGGTACGTCGCTGATCTTCTTCGGCGTGTTCGTGGTCATGCTGTACGTCGCCACCGAGCGCACCAGCTGGATCGTCTGCGGGGTGCTGATGGCCTCGGTCGGCGCCTTCGTGGTGGGCTCGACCGAACCGCACGTGAAGGGGCGGGTGGCCGCCTGGCTGAATCCGCTCTCCTACTACTGGAAGGACCGGCCGCCGGGGGTCGTCTCGGACCAGTCCGCGCAGGCGCTGTTCAGCTTCGGCACGGGCGGCGTCACCGGCACCGGTCTCGGCATGGGCCACCCCGAACTGATCGCGTTCGCGGGGCGCAGCGACTTCATCCTGACCACGGTGGGCGAGGAACTCGGCCTGGCCGGGGTGATGGCGGTACTGCTCCTGTACGCGCTCCTCGTCCAGCGGGGCCTGCGGATGGCGCTGGCCGCGCGCGACCCGTTCGGCAAGCTGCTGGCGGTGGGCCTGTCGGCGGCGCTGGCGCTCCAGGTCTTCGTGGTGGCGGGCGGCGTGACGGGCCTGATCCCGCTGACGGGCAAGGCGCTGCCGTTCCTGGCGAAGGGCGGCTCGTCGCTCCTGGCCAACTGGATCATGATCGCCCTGCTGCTGCGGATCAGCGACAGCGCGGAACGCCAACGTGAGGCGGACGCCCGCGGCCCGGTGGAGACGACGATCACCCCGGTGGTGGTGGCGGACCCGGCGGACCGGGCCACGACGGGGGCCGGCGCCCCCGGGTAG
- a CDS encoding response regulator transcription factor, with product MRILVVEDEEGLAESLRLGLSADGHWVEVAHDGHRGLDLALTGGPYDAVLLDLMLPGLGGHEICTRLRAHGDRTPVLMLTAKDGEHDEADGLDAGADDYLTKPFSFVVLAARLRALARRAGTPRVGVLRAGDLVLDPSGRRCRRGERDIELTARELGVLACLMQQPGRAVAKQDILDEVWDVPHAIDPNIVEVYVSSLRRKIDAPFGRRSILTVHGTGYRMAPDGG from the coding sequence GTGCGCATCCTGGTGGTCGAAGACGAAGAGGGGCTGGCCGAGTCCCTGCGGCTCGGCCTGTCCGCCGACGGTCACTGGGTCGAGGTCGCCCACGACGGACACCGCGGCCTCGACCTCGCGCTCACCGGCGGCCCGTACGACGCCGTGCTCCTCGACCTGATGCTCCCCGGTCTCGGCGGCCACGAGATCTGCACCCGCCTGCGCGCCCACGGCGACCGCACGCCCGTCCTGATGCTGACCGCCAAGGACGGCGAGCACGACGAGGCCGACGGGCTCGACGCGGGCGCCGACGACTACCTCACCAAGCCGTTCTCGTTCGTCGTGCTGGCCGCGCGGCTGCGCGCGCTCGCCCGCCGCGCCGGCACCCCGCGGGTCGGCGTCCTGCGGGCGGGCGATCTCGTCCTGGATCCGTCCGGGCGGCGCTGCCGGCGCGGCGAGCGGGACATCGAACTCACCGCGCGCGAACTCGGCGTGCTCGCCTGCCTGATGCAGCAGCCGGGCCGGGCGGTCGCCAAGCAGGACATCCTCGACGAGGTCTGGGACGTCCCGCACGCCATCGACCCGAACATCGTCGAGGTGTACGTGTCCTCGCTGCGCCGGAAGATCGACGCGCCGTTCGGGCGCCGCTCCATCCTCACCGTGCACGGGACCGGCTACCGGATGGCACCCGACGGTGGTTAG
- a CDS encoding WhiB family transcriptional regulator, with product MADFSRLPGPNADLWDWQLLAACRGVDSSLFFHPEGERGAARSAREASAKEVCMRCPVRSECAAHALAVREPYGVWGGLTEDEREELMGRARHRLIPASSTIGPIAPH from the coding sequence ATGGCAGATTTCTCCCGCCTCCCCGGACCGAACGCCGACCTCTGGGACTGGCAGCTGCTGGCTGCCTGCCGCGGGGTCGACAGCTCCCTCTTCTTCCACCCGGAAGGCGAGCGGGGCGCGGCCAGGAGCGCGCGCGAGGCCTCGGCTAAAGAGGTCTGCATGCGCTGCCCGGTCCGTTCGGAATGCGCCGCGCACGCCCTCGCCGTCCGCGAGCCCTACGGGGTGTGGGGCGGCCTCACCGAGGACGAACGCGAAGAGCTGATGGGTCGAGCCCGGCACCGCCTGATCCCCGCGTCGAGCACGATCGGCCCGATCGCACCGCACTAG
- the groL gene encoding chaperonin GroEL (60 kDa chaperone family; promotes refolding of misfolded polypeptides especially under stressful conditions; forms two stacked rings of heptamers to form a barrel-shaped 14mer; ends can be capped by GroES; misfolded proteins enter the barrel where they are refolded when GroES binds), which yields MPKILKFDEDARRALERGVNKLADTVKVTIGPKGRNVVIDKKFGAPTITNDGVTIAREVELDDPYENLGAQLVKEVATKTNDIAGDGTTTATVLAQALVREGLRNVAAGASPAALKKGIDAAVKAVSEELLATARPIEDKSDIAAVAALSAQDTQVGELIAEAMDKVGKDGVITVEESNTFGLELEFTEGMAFDKGYLSPYMVSDQERMEAVLDDPYILINQGKISSIQDLLPLLEKVIQAGASKPLLIIAEDVEGEALSTLVVNKIRGTFNAVAVKAPGFGDRRKAMLQDMATLTGATVIAEEVGLKLDQAGLDVLGTARRVTISKDDTTIVDGGGSSEEVLGRVNQIKAEIESTDSDWDREKLQERLAKLAGGVCVIKVGAATEVELKEKKHRLEDAISATRAAVEEGIVSGGGSALVHAVKVLEGNLGLSGDEATGVSVVRRAAVEPLRWIAENAGLEGYVITAKVAELDKGQGFNAATGEYGDLVKAGVIDPVKVTRSALENAASIASLLLTTETLVVEKPAEEEGDAGHGHGHGHSH from the coding sequence ATGCCGAAGATTCTGAAGTTCGACGAGGACGCCCGTCGTGCCCTTGAGCGCGGCGTCAACAAGCTTGCCGACACGGTCAAGGTGACGATCGGCCCCAAGGGCCGCAACGTCGTCATCGACAAGAAGTTCGGCGCCCCCACCATCACCAACGACGGTGTCACCATCGCCCGCGAGGTCGAGCTGGACGACCCGTACGAGAACCTGGGCGCGCAGCTCGTGAAGGAGGTGGCGACCAAGACCAACGACATCGCGGGTGACGGCACCACCACCGCCACCGTGCTGGCCCAGGCGCTGGTCCGCGAGGGTCTGCGCAACGTCGCCGCCGGCGCCTCCCCGGCCGCCCTGAAGAAGGGCATCGACGCCGCCGTCAAGGCCGTGTCCGAGGAGCTCCTCGCGACCGCGCGTCCGATCGAGGACAAGTCCGACATCGCCGCCGTGGCCGCGCTCTCCGCGCAGGACACCCAGGTCGGCGAGCTCATCGCCGAGGCGATGGACAAGGTCGGCAAGGACGGTGTCATCACCGTCGAGGAGTCCAACACCTTCGGCCTGGAGCTGGAGTTCACCGAGGGCATGGCCTTCGACAAGGGCTACCTCTCGCCGTACATGGTCTCCGACCAGGAGCGTATGGAGGCCGTCCTCGACGACCCGTACATCCTGATCAACCAGGGCAAGATCTCCTCCATCCAGGACCTCCTGCCGCTGCTGGAGAAGGTCATCCAGGCCGGCGCCTCGAAGCCGCTGCTGATCATCGCCGAGGACGTCGAGGGCGAGGCGCTCTCCACCCTCGTCGTCAACAAGATCCGCGGCACCTTCAACGCGGTCGCCGTCAAGGCCCCCGGCTTCGGTGACCGTCGCAAGGCGATGCTCCAGGACATGGCCACCCTCACCGGTGCCACCGTCATCGCCGAGGAGGTCGGCCTCAAGCTCGACCAGGCCGGTCTGGACGTACTGGGCACCGCGCGTCGCGTGACCATCTCCAAGGACGACACCACCATCGTCGACGGTGGCGGCAGCTCCGAGGAGGTCCTCGGTCGCGTCAACCAGATCAAGGCCGAGATCGAGTCCACGGACTCGGACTGGGACCGCGAGAAGCTCCAGGAGCGTCTGGCGAAGCTCGCCGGTGGCGTCTGCGTCATCAAGGTCGGCGCCGCCACCGAGGTGGAGCTCAAGGAGAAGAAGCACCGCCTCGAGGACGCCATCTCGGCGACCCGCGCCGCGGTCGAGGAGGGCATCGTCTCCGGCGGTGGCTCCGCCCTCGTCCACGCCGTGAAGGTGCTCGAGGGCAACCTCGGCCTCTCCGGCGACGAGGCCACCGGTGTCTCCGTGGTCCGCCGCGCCGCCGTCGAGCCGCTCCGCTGGATCGCCGAGAACGCCGGTCTCGAGGGCTACGTCATCACCGCGAAGGTGGCCGAGCTCGACAAGGGCCAGGGCTTCAACGCCGCCACCGGCGAGTACGGCGACCTGGTCAAGGCCGGCGTCATCGACCCGGTCAAGGTCACCCGCTCCGCGCTGGAGAACGCCGCTTCCATCGCCTCGCTGCTCCTCACGACCGAGACCCTGGTCGTCGAGAAGCCGGCCGAGGAAGAGGGCGACGCCGGTCACGGCCACGGTCACGGCCACAGCCACTGA
- a CDS encoding sensor histidine kinase, whose translation MVRTLRARAAAAAALAMAAVLGAGGLWLYTLLRANLLDNTTGRTELAARKVVAQLDTRTLAPGGRLAAPEGGVDLVLVRDAAGRTVAGSRDPRGTPDFYGLRPAAGEDSRSAVVPLGRAGSERGVAVVVRSPGPPGGEGPYTVYAMTVLRDVDDATGAIGVGLLAGAPPLIAFAAALAWWVTGQALRPVTAIRTGLAAVTASEPGRRVPDPGGADEIARLARTVNDTLDRLERSDARQRQFTADASHELRNPLAAVRSRLEVALDRPDRASVAAALADTERLQRIAADLLLLARLDGGPPPRSEPLDLALLAAEDVARRPAPRVPVRLEAGAAVPGYGDPARLERALANLVDNALRHARAGVVVRAASDGAWRVLEVSDDGPGIAEADRERVFARFVRLDADRGRASGGTGLGLPIAREIARAHGGDVRAASAPGGGARLVLRIPGPGAGPGHGFGPGHGFGPGHGFGPGHGFGPGHGFGPA comes from the coding sequence GTGGTTAGGACCCTCCGGGCCCGGGCGGCGGCGGCCGCCGCCCTCGCCATGGCCGCGGTGCTCGGCGCCGGCGGGCTGTGGCTGTACACGCTGCTGCGGGCCAACCTGCTCGACAACACCACCGGGCGCACGGAGCTGGCCGCGCGGAAGGTCGTCGCGCAGCTCGACACCCGGACCCTGGCGCCCGGCGGCCGACTGGCCGCGCCCGAGGGCGGGGTGGACCTGGTCCTCGTCCGGGACGCGGCCGGGCGGACCGTCGCCGGCAGCCGGGATCCGCGCGGCACCCCGGACTTCTACGGGCTGCGCCCGGCGGCCGGGGAGGACTCCCGATCGGCCGTGGTGCCCTTGGGGCGCGCCGGTTCGGAGCGGGGCGTGGCGGTGGTGGTCCGCTCCCCCGGGCCGCCCGGGGGCGAGGGCCCGTACACCGTGTACGCCATGACCGTCCTGCGCGACGTGGACGACGCGACGGGGGCCATCGGGGTCGGGCTGCTCGCCGGCGCGCCCCCGCTGATCGCCTTCGCGGCGGCGCTGGCCTGGTGGGTGACGGGGCAGGCGCTGCGCCCGGTCACGGCGATCCGCACCGGGTTGGCGGCCGTCACCGCGAGCGAGCCGGGTCGCCGGGTCCCGGATCCGGGCGGGGCCGACGAGATCGCGCGGCTCGCCCGGACCGTCAACGACACCCTCGACCGGTTGGAGCGTTCCGACGCCCGGCAGCGGCAGTTCACGGCGGACGCCTCGCACGAGCTGCGCAACCCCCTCGCGGCCGTGCGGTCCCGGCTGGAGGTGGCCCTCGACCGGCCCGACCGGGCCTCGGTGGCGGCCGCGTTGGCCGACACCGAGCGGCTCCAGCGGATCGCGGCGGACCTGTTGCTGCTGGCCCGCCTCGACGGCGGTCCGCCGCCCCGGTCCGAACCGCTGGACCTGGCACTGCTGGCGGCGGAGGACGTGGCGCGCAGACCGGCGCCCCGGGTGCCGGTACGGCTGGAGGCGGGGGCGGCCGTACCCGGGTACGGGGATCCGGCGCGGCTGGAGCGGGCGCTGGCCAACCTGGTGGACAACGCGCTGCGCCACGCCCGTGCGGGGGTCGTCGTACGGGCGGCCTCGGACGGGGCGTGGCGGGTGCTGGAGGTGTCCGACGACGGCCCGGGGATCGCGGAGGCGGACCGGGAGCGGGTGTTCGCGCGGTTCGTCCGGCTGGACGCGGACCGGGGGCGGGCGAGCGGCGGCACGGGTCTGGGCCTGCCCATCGCCCGCGAGATCGCCCGCGCCCACGGCGGTGACGTCCGGGCGGCGAGCGCCCCGGGCGGTGGCGCCCGCCTCGTGCTCCGGATCCCGGGTCCCGGAGCCGGCCCGGGGCACGGTTTCGGCCCGGGGCACGGTTTCGGCCCGGGGCACGGTTTCGGCCCGGGGCACGGTTTCGGCCCGGGGCACGGTTTCGGCCCGGCTTGA
- a CDS encoding ester cyclase has protein sequence MTFVQVIDYETTRFEEMNALIDRWAQRASGRRTVTHTMIGRDREARTHYLDLVEFPSYEDAMRNSRLPETDGMFQEMVALCEGMPKFMNLDVVRNEYLDKLVVNRIFEDVAEKGDFSVVDECVAADYTDHDIMAAPGTGDGRQGMKRTMGMWRDAFDFSFDLHRQIAEGDCVSTLWTWTGTQKGEFMGVPPTGKEVTMSGCTTFRIENGQVAEGWWYYDAPGLMRQMGMTDAA, from the coding sequence ATGACATTCGTACAGGTAATCGATTACGAAACGACGCGGTTCGAGGAGATGAACGCCCTCATCGACCGCTGGGCACAGCGGGCGAGCGGTCGCCGCACGGTCACGCACACCATGATCGGCCGGGACCGCGAAGCGCGGACGCACTACCTCGACCTCGTCGAGTTCCCCTCGTACGAGGACGCCATGAGGAACTCCCGACTCCCCGAGACCGACGGGATGTTCCAGGAGATGGTGGCCCTCTGCGAGGGCATGCCGAAGTTCATGAACCTGGACGTGGTCCGCAACGAGTACCTCGACAAGCTCGTCGTGAACCGGATCTTCGAGGACGTCGCGGAGAAGGGCGACTTCAGCGTCGTCGACGAGTGCGTCGCGGCCGACTACACCGACCACGACATCATGGCGGCGCCCGGCACGGGCGACGGTCGGCAGGGCATGAAGCGGACGATGGGCATGTGGCGCGACGCGTTCGACTTCTCGTTCGACCTGCACCGTCAGATCGCCGAGGGCGACTGCGTCTCCACGTTGTGGACCTGGACCGGCACCCAGAAGGGCGAGTTCATGGGCGTCCCGCCGACCGGGAAGGAAGTCACGATGTCGGGCTGCACGACCTTCCGCATCGAGAACGGCCAGGTGGCGGAGGGCTGGTGGTACTACGACGCGCCGGGCCTCATGCGGCAGATGGGCATGACCGACGCCGCGTAG
- a CDS encoding LCP family protein — MSAHRRKTSRRLPRRRRLGRTLLTAGCVLTVLAGGAAWYVYRDLSSSIGSSKALEGAEKSAHGDTNILLMGLDSRRDQNGDPLPASILDKLHAGSSDIGGYNTNTLILLHVPGDGSRARAFSIPRDDYVELRGMPGRAPGTAAGKAKIKEAYGRAKALREEQLAGEGVKDRRRLEREGREAGRKAEIETVRTFLGVPVDHFAELNLAGFHHLAEALGGVPVCLNKAVKDRYSGADFPAGPQTLNGQQSLAFVRQRHGLPGGDLDRTKRQQAFLAGATKKLNEAGTFTDPVKLIRLVDAAKEDVVTDAGWDLLSFVKQAKNLSGGKVQFSTLPVEGFARNHDGDINVVDDMKIKRLIAEQIGPKVPASPSAPGAAPSGPGASAPPSSPPPAPPSPGPSQPEKIDGGGVPCVD, encoded by the coding sequence ATGAGCGCGCACCGCAGGAAGACCAGCCGCCGCCTGCCGAGGCGGCGCCGCCTCGGCCGCACCCTGCTGACCGCCGGCTGTGTGCTGACGGTCCTGGCCGGCGGCGCCGCCTGGTACGTCTACCGGGATCTGTCGTCGAGCATCGGCAGTTCCAAGGCCCTGGAGGGAGCGGAGAAGTCGGCGCACGGTGACACGAACATCCTCCTCATGGGGTTGGACAGCCGGCGCGACCAGAACGGCGACCCGCTCCCGGCCTCGATCCTCGACAAGCTGCACGCGGGCAGTTCCGACATCGGCGGATACAACACCAACACCCTGATCCTGCTCCACGTGCCCGGCGACGGGAGCCGGGCCCGGGCGTTCTCGATCCCGCGCGACGACTACGTGGAACTGCGCGGGATGCCGGGCCGGGCGCCGGGCACGGCCGCCGGCAAGGCCAAGATCAAGGAGGCCTACGGACGGGCGAAGGCGCTGCGCGAGGAACAGCTCGCGGGCGAGGGGGTCAAGGACCGGCGACGGTTGGAGCGGGAGGGCCGGGAGGCGGGACGCAAGGCCGAGATCGAGACCGTACGGACGTTCCTGGGCGTGCCGGTCGATCACTTCGCCGAGCTGAACCTGGCCGGTTTCCACCACTTGGCCGAGGCCCTGGGCGGGGTGCCGGTGTGTCTGAACAAGGCGGTGAAGGACAGGTACTCCGGGGCGGACTTCCCCGCAGGCCCGCAGACGCTGAACGGGCAGCAGTCCCTGGCCTTCGTGCGGCAGCGGCACGGGCTGCCGGGCGGTGACCTGGACCGGACGAAGCGGCAGCAGGCGTTTCTGGCGGGCGCGACGAAGAAGCTGAACGAGGCGGGCACCTTCACGGACCCGGTGAAGTTGATCAGGCTTGTCGACGCGGCGAAGGAGGACGTGGTGACCGACGCCGGCTGGGATCTGCTGTCGTTCGTGAAGCAGGCCAAGAACCTGTCCGGCGGGAAAGTGCAATTCTCGACACTCCCCGTCGAGGGCTTCGCAAGGAACCATGACGGGGACATCAACGTCGTAGATGATATGAAGATAAAGCGCCTCATTGCCGAGCAGATCGGGCCCAAGGTCCCTGCGAGTCCGAGCGCGCCGGGCGCCGCTCCCTCCGGACCGGGCGCGTCGGCCCCACCGTCTTCACCTCCGCCCGCACCGCCGTCTCCCGGGCCCTCACAGCCGGAGAAGATCGACGGTGGCGGCGTCCCGTGCGTGGACTGA
- a CDS encoding response regulator transcription factor, with product MTSVLVCDDSPLAREALRRAVATVPGVERVTTAANGEEVLRRWGADRSDLILMDVRMPGLGGVETVRRLLSADPGARIIMLTVAEDLDGVALAVAAGARGYLHKDASRAELRATVTQALADPTWRLAPRRLRSAEMGAAPTLTAREIQVLEGMSHGRSNAEIGRELFLSEDTVKTHARRLFKKLGASDRAHAVALGFRWGLVR from the coding sequence ATGACATCCGTCCTCGTCTGCGACGACTCCCCGCTTGCCCGAGAGGCGCTCCGTCGCGCGGTTGCCACCGTGCCCGGCGTCGAGCGTGTGACGACGGCAGCCAACGGCGAGGAAGTCCTCCGCCGCTGGGGTGCCGACCGCTCCGATCTGATTCTGATGGATGTACGGATGCCCGGCCTGGGCGGTGTCGAGACGGTCCGTCGGCTGCTCTCGGCCGACCCCGGTGCCCGCATCATCATGCTGACGGTCGCCGAGGACCTGGACGGCGTGGCCCTCGCGGTCGCCGCCGGCGCCCGGGGATACCTGCACAAGGACGCCTCGCGCGCCGAACTGCGGGCCACGGTCACCCAGGCCCTCGCCGACCCCACCTGGCGACTGGCCCCGCGCCGGCTCCGCTCGGCCGAGATGGGCGCCGCGCCCACGCTCACCGCGCGCGAGATCCAGGTGCTGGAGGGCATGAGCCACGGCCGGTCCAATGCGGAGATCGGGCGAGAGCTCTTCCTCTCCGAGGACACGGTCAAGACGCACGCCCGTCGGCTGTTCAAGAAGCTGGGCGCCTCGGACCGGGCGCACGCCGTGGCGCTCGGGTTCCGATGGGGCCTGGTCCGCTGA